The following proteins are encoded in a genomic region of Corythoichthys intestinalis isolate RoL2023-P3 chromosome 5, ASM3026506v1, whole genome shotgun sequence:
- the LOC130916099 gene encoding uncharacterized protein K02A2.6-like — translation MRDEATQKKLLSESGLTLKTAFDVSVAMELASKEAQQLNITSRIHQVASTQSNVAGPCFRCGKTGHLSSTCWCKEMNCHHCGKKGHVERACRKKTSTDKEKEMNDKKKTKKYVKAVESASTSEDESDMHTVHVMSVDGKSGCYWVTPKLEGHPVKMQIDTGSQASLVSYQVYKQCLRHLPLRPSDTVFKAYTGHKVHMKGMTDITVQCKDQTAKLPVYVTKGNFASIMGRLWINALRVNWLEVRQLSDGSSQLQVILDKNEEVFREELGSMKDITVKLHIKPGSKPVFMKARTVPYAIRDKVEADLDALVKSGVLEPVTTSGWATPIVPVPKKNGGIRTCGDFKVTLNLVLCVEQYPLPLIDDLFAGLSGGQKFSKIDLNQAYLQMHVDEESREWLTINTHKGLFRYCRLPFGITSAPALFQRAMDQILSGLPGVQCYLDDILCTGANDEEHLRNLDAVLKRLRQYGLRVRKEKCEFLRPSVEYLGHVIDHEGLHKAPSKTKAIVDAPAPENVSQLRSFLGLLNYYGRFIPNLASLLKPLHELLCKDVKWKWTTECNKAFRNAKTALISSEVLTHFNPSYPIQLACDASPYGVGAVISHVFPNGDERPIAFASRTLNKAESNYAQLEREALSIIFGVRKFHQYLYGRKFTLLTDHRPLTTILGPHTGIPSLAAARLQRWALLLSAHSYDIKYRKSDLHCNADGLSRLPLPVTKHEPTSVDIFYFRNVEHAPISASQVKRATRNDPDLSVVMDMVIKGQTKCDNAALKPFLDRRWELSVQSGCLLWGRRVIVPQSLRAKMLAQLHAGHSGIVKMKEMARSYFWWPGLDKQIEETVKTCSSCQKIRNNPPAAPLHPWDFPQDPWHRIHIDFAGPFENRMFLVAVDAHSKWPEVAIMKSTTSEKAIEKLGEMFSRFGAPAQLVSDNGPQFVSKEMGEFLQANGVQHIKSAPYHPATNGLAERFVQTLKHALKASQGQSTLHQRLHEFLLKYRTSVHATTKVSPASLMFFREIRTGMDLLKPPTLSEIVQMDQRKQVKYRDLHSKNRVFAPGDSVMARSYQSKEKWAPATIIAQTGPVSYTVQTADGVWRRHVDQLLGTPDTTPELSIDCDDASSVIIPEMSSLPDVSEIPEMSSLPDVSNPNNPAVIVSNSTNAQTEPEPVSEPVSTSGKSEVTVERRYPTRDRRPPDRLDL, via the coding sequence ATGAGAGATGAAGCAACACAAAAGAAGTTACTTTCAGAAAGTGGACTGACATTAAAGACAGCCTTTGATGTAAGTGTGGCTATGGAATTGGCTTCAAAGGAGGCTCAACAACTGAACATTACGAGCAGAATACACCAAGTGGCAAGTACTCAAAGCAATGTTGCTGGTCCCTGTTTTAGGTGCGGTAAAACAGGGCACCTTTCCTCCACCTGCTGGTGCAAAGAAATGAACTGTCATCATTGTGGGAAGAAGGGTCATGTTGAGCGTGCCTGTcggaaaaaaacaagcacagACAAAGAGAAGGAAATGAAtgacaagaagaaaacaaagaaatatgtCAAAGCGGTAGAGAGTGCCTCTACTTCCGAAGATGAAAGTGACATGCACACCGTGCATGTAATGAGCGTGGACGGGAAGTCAGGGTGTTACTGGGTCACACCAAAGTTAGAGGgtcacccagtcaaaatgcaaATAGATACTGGATCACAGGCATCGCTTGTGTCTTACCAAGTCTATAAACAGTGTTTGAGACACCTTCCATTAAGACCATCAGACACTGTGTTCAAAGCGTACACTGGACACAAAGTGCACATGAAAGGAATGACTGACATTACTGTGCAATGCAAGGatcaaactgctaaacttccagTGTATGTCACAAAAGGGAATTTTGCTTCCATCATGGGACGACTGTGGATTAATGCACTTCGTGTAAATTGGCTAGAAGTTCGGCAGCTGTCAGACGGTTCTTCACAACTACAAGTCATTCTGGACAAGAATGAAGAGGTTTTCCGTGAGGAATTGGGCAGCATGAAGGACATTACAGTGAAATTGCACATTAAACCAGGAAGCAAACCTGTGTTTATGAAGGCTAGGACAGTGCCGTATGCTATTCGTGACAAAGTCGAGGCTGACCTGGATGCGTTGGTCAAAAGTGGTGTTTTGGAACCAGTCACCACCAGCGGATGGGCGACACCAATTGTGCCGGTTCCGAAAAAGAATGGCGGAATTCGCACATGTGGCGATTTTAAAGTGACTTTGAATCTGGTGCTTTGTGTGGAGCAGTACCCACTTCCATTGATCGATGATTTGTTTGCAGGTCTGAGCGGTGGTCAAAAATTCAGCAAAATTGACCTCAACCAAGCTtatctgcagatgcatgtggatGAAGAATCACGGGAGTGGTTGACAATTAACACGCACAAGGGACTTTTCAGATATTGCAGATTACCTTTTGGCATCACATCTGCTCCTGCTCTGTTTCAACGGGCTATGGATCAAATTTTGAGTGGATTGCCGGGAGTACAATGTTACTTGGATGACATTCTCTGCACCGGTGCCAACGACGAGGAGCATCTTCGCAACCTGGATGCTGTCTTAAAAAGGCTAAGGCAGTATGGTCTTCGAGTGCgcaaggaaaaatgtgaatttttgaGACCATCGGTGGAGTATCTCGGCCATGTGATAGACCACGAAGGACTACACAAGGCTCCATCAAAGACAAAGGCAATTGTGGATGCACCCGCCCCAGAAAATGTGAGTCAGCTTAGATCTTTTTTAGGTCTATTAAACTATTATGGACGGTTTATTCCCAATTTGGCATCACTTCTTAAACCATTGCATGAGCTGTTGTGCAAGGATGTAAAATGGAAATGGACGACTGAGTGTAACAAAGCTTTTCGTAATGCGAAAACCGCCCTGATTTCATCAGAGGTTCTCACTCATTTCAACCCTTCATATCCAATACAGCTGGCATGTGACGCTTCACCCTATGGGGTGGGTGCTGTCATCTCCCATGTGTTCCCGAACGGGGATGAAAGACCAATTGCTTTCGCATCAAGAACACTTAACAAAGCAGAGTCAAACTATGCTCAATTGGAACGAGAAGCATTGAGCATTATTTTTGGTGTGAGGAAGTTCCACCAATATTTGTATGGAAGGAAGTTTACTCTGTTAACGGATCACAGACCGCTGACAACGATTTTGGGACCTCATACAGGAATCCCTTCACTGGCTGCTGCACGTCTTCAGAGGTGGGCTTTGTTGTTATCTGCTCACTCATACGACATCAAGTATCGTAAATCTGATTTGCATTGCAATGCTGATGGACTTTCGAGGTTGCCGCTTCCTGTCACAAAACATGAACCTACCTCAGTGGACATATTCTATTTCCGAAATGTTGAACATGCACCAATTTCAGCGTCGCAGGTGAAACGTGCAACTCGGAACGACCCCGACCTGTCAGTCGTCATGGACATGGTAATTAAAGGACAAACCAAGTGTGACAACGCCGCTCTCAAACCTTTTTTGGATAGGAGATGGGAACTTTCTGTTCAATCGGGTTGTTTGCTGTGGGGGAGGAGAGTGATTGTGCCACAGTCATTGCGTGCTAAAATGCTTGCGCAACTGCATGCAGGTCACAGTggtattgttaaaatgaaagaaatggcgAGAAGTTATTTTTGGTGGCCAGGATTAGATAAACAGATCGAAGAGACGGTAAAAACTTGTTCATCTTGCCAGAAGATTCGCAACAATCCACCTGCAGCCCCACTTCATCCTTGGGATTTTCCTCAGGACCCTTGGCACCGCATTCACATTGACTTTGCGGGGCCTTTTGAAAATCGAATGTTTCTGGTTGCTGTCGATGCCCATAGTAAGTGGCCAGAGGTCGCTATCATGAAATCAACCACATCGGAAAAGGCAATTGAGAAGTTAGGGGAGATGTTTAGTCGTTTTGGAGCCCCTGCACAACTCGTCTCAGACAATGGGCCCCAATTTGTGTCAAAAGAAATGGGTGAATTCCTGCAAGCCAATGGGGTTCAACACATTAAGTCGGCTCCCTATCACCCGGCAACCAACGGCTTGGCAGAGAGGTTTGTGCAGACCCTCAAACATGCTCTCAAAGCATCACAAGGGCAAAGTACACTCCATCAGAGACTACACGAATTTCTCCTCAAATACCGAACATCTGTGCATGCAACTACCAAAGTATCGCCAGCGAGCCTCATGTTTTTTCGAGAGATACGAACTGGCATGGATCTTCTGAAACCACCAACCCTGAGCgagattgttcaaatggatcaaCGGAAGCAAGTCAAGTACAGAGACCTGCATTCCAAGAACCGAGTTTTTGCACCTGGTGACTCTGTTATGGCCCGGAGTTACCAGAGTAAGGAAAAGTGGGCCCCTGCCACCATCATTGCTCAAACTGGCCCTGTTTCCTACACAGTTCAGACAGCTGATGGTGTTTGGCGTCGCCATGTGGATCAATTGTTGGGAACACCAGACACTACTCCAGAACTGTCTATTGATTGTGATGATGCTAGCAGTGTAATtataccagaaatgtctagcttaccggatgtgtcagaaataccagaaatgtctagcttaccggATGTGTCAAACCCAAACAATCCTGCTGTAATTGTGTCTAATTCAACCAATGCACAGACAGAACCTGAACCGGTATCGGAACCCGTTTCCACAAGTGGAAAATCGGAAGTGACTGTTGAACGTCGTTATCCTACACGCGACAGGCGACCGCCTGATAGACTGGATTTATAA